One genomic window of Quercus robur chromosome 6, dhQueRobu3.1, whole genome shotgun sequence includes the following:
- the LOC126688942 gene encoding uncharacterized protein LOC126688942, translating to MAILMVSIRVWVLAVAVTYVSVLCSNLGKADEAVPQTGGAGHDPSQIVSEALLCFNNNYIYSNCEESYRLTESGNLNVPPQNTDEYCGGSCLIETNLVLNCIDNIFAHFVFYNKATIQDVGDTVKSACGNGPERGNFNVAEHIQTEKSNAYKAINHILYGLGLMIVGLGLLP from the exons ATGGCAATCTTAATGGTGAGCATAAGAGTCTGGGTTTTGGCTGTGGCTGTTACTTATGTTTCTGTTCTTTGCAGCAACTTAG GGAAGGCAGACGAAGCAGTGCCTCAAACCGGTGGTGCGGGTCATGATCCGTCTCAAATTGTTTCCGAAGCATTGCTTTGTTTCAATAATAACTAT atttacaGTAACTGTGAAGAATCTTATAGACTGACTGAGAGTGGAAACCTCAATGTGCCACCTCAAAACACTGATGAATACTGCGGTGGATCGTGCCTGATTGAGACAAACCTAGTGCTAAACTGCATTGACAACATCTTTGCTCACTTTGTGTTTTACAATAAGGCCACAATACAAGATGTTGGAGATACAGTTAAGTCAGCATGTGGCAATGGCCCAGAAAGAG GTAACTTTAATGTGGCCGAGCACATTCAAACTGAAAAAAGTAATGCATACAAGGCCATAAATCATATTCTCTATGGGCTTGGATTGATGATTGTGGGGCTTGGTTTATTGCCTTAA